One genomic region from Argentina anserina chromosome 2, drPotAnse1.1, whole genome shotgun sequence encodes:
- the LOC126782188 gene encoding translocase of chloroplast 159, chloroplastic isoform X4, producing the protein MDSPKPHLPHHSSASEINVNLAKTSLNFDDDETDPRPGLGSDEEEGFASGEEDFGPVVDRAFVRGGPALAPEEEVEVVENGKGVKLVSSSEFFLRPIAKVSGDSDDGEEQVQGEEVFEEAGESSVAEKGLSFAEVVKENGGGVEKPKVAAEEGLGSVLEVVEANGAKEVVRESSENGVGFAGGGDSVVEAVQVGLTHTGAAVVGDVEKKIEESEIKGLEVPAGVRLENEFDKISSEVEEPKEAEVVVAEAETDGVVIAEPEPAVEKSVEERGVDVADSVVEAVHVDLTHTGAAVVGDVDKIEESEIRGLEVPAGVSLENGFDQIGRDSELPSDTNVVAVDLESEKVVVADSADDELVEEEGSEGDSVVQAVHVDLSHTGAAVVGDVEKIEEPEIKGIEVPAGVSLENGFDQIGRDSELPSDTNVVAVDLESEKVVVADSADDELVEEEGSEGDSVVQAVHVDLSHTGAAVVGDVEKIEESEIKGIEVPAGVSLENGFNQISHDVELPSESDKVFVADSGNVEEKTVVADEVDLEGREDKELELKSSSAPGQEEPSTKVSAAEVKVVPDETLSVNHVSEDSVLNAAESVEKIATDREIRLEEEENSLSESGIGSLEPSTIAQQEISVEAEYDDDDDEDKDDEGENDGVIFGSSAAAKQFLEELERESGTGSYSAAESYGERSLSYRDESQRVDGQIVTDSDEEVDTDEEGGGKELFDSAALAALLKAATGGGASDGGNGTFSSPDGSRLFSVERPAGLGSSMRPMRPGARLDPSALFSNAMAGGDTDDSLTEEERMKLEKFQQIRVKFLRLVQRLGVSTEDSIVKQVLYRLNLVSGRLRSREFSEEAAKTTALELEADGKDDLDFSLNILVLGKTGVGKSATINSIFREEKTPIYAFGPATTTVKEIVGVVDGIKIRVFDTPGLKSAAMEQNVNRKILSSVQKFTKKCPPDIVLYVDRLDTQSRDLNDVPVLRSITSAFGPSIWRSTIVTLTHAASAPPDGPSGSPLNYELFVAQRSQILQQTIGQAMGDIRFSNPGMMSPISLVENHPSCRKNREGEKVLPNGQSWRPQLLLLSSSMKVLAEATNLSKPAESFDHRKLFGFRTRSAPLPYLLSWLLQPRAHPKLSGDQGGENADSDIDLADLSDSDNEEEEDEYDQLPSFKPLKKSQIAKLSKEQKKAYLEEYDYRVKLLQKKMWREELKRMKEMKKGNKASADEYGYLGEEDPENGAPAAVPVALPDMNLPVSFDSDNPAYRYRFLEPTSQFLARPVLDAQGWDHDCGYDGVNVEFSEAIVNTFPATVAVQVTKDKKEFNLHMDSSVAAKHGENGSSMAGFDIQNIGKQLAYIVRGETKWKNLKRNKTAAGVSVTFLGENVSTGVKLEDQIAIGKRLVLVGTAGTVRSQGDSAYGANLEVRLREADFPIGQNQSTLGLSLVKWRGDLALGANLQSQLSLGRDYKIALRAGLNNKRSGQISIRTSSSEQLQIALVAVVPIVRSIYNLFFPGASLSDNYSVY; encoded by the exons ATGGACTCCCCCAAGCCGCACCTCCCCCACCACTCCTCCGCTTCTGAAATCAATGTCAATTTAGCTAAAACCTCTttaaattttgatgatgaCGAAACCGATCCCCGGCCAGGTCTCGGCTCCGACGAGGAGGAGGGCTTCGCCAGCGGGGAGGAGGATTTCGGTCCTGTTGTGGATAGGGCGTTTGTTAGAGGAGGACCAGCCCTAGCTCCGGAGGAGGAGGTAGAAGTAGTTGAGAATGGTAAGGGTGTTAAGCTTGTTAGCTCTTCCGAGTTTTTTCTGAGGCCGATTGCTAAGGTCTCGGGCGATAGTGATGATGGCGAAGAACAAGTACAAGGTGAGGAGGTGTTTGAGGAGGCGGGTGAGAGTTCTGTGGCGGAGAAGGGTTTGAGTTTCGCCGAGGTGGTGAAGGAGAATGGTGGTGGTGTGGAGAAGCCGAAAGTTGCGGCGGAGGAGGGTTTGGGGTCTGTTTTGGAGGTTGTAGAGGCTAATGGTGCCAAGGAAGTTGTCAGGGAGAGTAGTGAGAATGGTGTGGGGTTTGCTGGTGGAGGTGATTCGGTGGTGGAGGCTGTGCAGGTTGGTTTGACACACACCGGCGCGGCGGTGGTTGGGGATGTGGAGAAGAAGATTGAGGAGTCTGAGATTAAAGGGTTGGAGGTTCCGGCGGGGGTGAGGTTGGAGAATGAGTTTGATAAGATTAGCAGTGAGGTTGAGGAGCCGAAAGAAGCAGAGGTGGTGGTTGCTGAGGCTGAGACTGATGGAGTGGTTATTGCTGAACCAGAACCAGCAGTTGAGAAGTCGGTTGAAGAACGTGGTGTTGATGTTGCTGACTCGGTTGTGGAAGCTGTCCATGTTGATTTGACGCATACAGGGGCGGCTGTTGTGGGTGATGTGGATAAGATTGAGGAGTCTGAAATTAGAGGGTTGGAGGTTCCCGCAGGGGTGAGCTTGGAGAATGGATTTGATCAGATTGGCCGTGATTCTGAATTGCCAAGTGAtacaaatgtggtggctgtgGATTTGGAGTCCGAAAAAGTGGTTGTCGCTGACTCCGCAGATGATGAATTGGTTGAAGAAGAAGGTAGCGAGGGCGATTCAGTTGTGCAAGCTGTACATGTTGATCTGTCACATACAGGAGCAGCTGTTGTTGGGGATGTGGAGAAGATTGAGGAGCCTGAAATCAAAGGCATTGAG GTTCCCGCAGGGGTGAGCTTGGAGAATGGATTTGATCAGATTGGCCGTGATTCTGAATTGCCAAGTGAtacaaatgtggtggctgtgGATTTGGAGTCCGAAAAAGTGGTTGTCGCTGACTCGGCAGATGATGAATTGGTTGAAGAAGAAG GTAGCGAGGGCGATTCAGTTGTGCAAGCTGTACATGTTGATCTGTCACATACAGGAGCAGCTGTTGTTGGGGATGTGGAGAAGATTGAGGAGTCTGAAATCAAAGGCATTGAGGTTCCAGCAGGTGTGAGCTTAGAGAATGGATTTAATCAAATTAGCCATGATGTTGAATTGCCGTCCGAGTCTGACAAAGTGTTTGTTGCTGATTCCGGGAATGTGGAGGAGAAAACTGTTGTGGCTGATGAAGTTGATCTTGAGGGGAGAGAGGATAAAGAACTTGAACTGAAGTCTAGTTCTGCACCTGGACAGGAAGAGCCCTCAACGAAGGTAAGTGCTGCGGAAGTAAAAGTAGTGCCAGATGAAACTCTGTCCGTGAATCATGTTTCTGAAGATAGTGTGCTGAATGCGGCtgaaagtgttgaaaagaTTGCAACTGACCGAGAAATAAGGctagaggaggaagagaatTCTCTCAGTGAGAGTGGCATTGGATCTTTGGAACCAAGTACCATTGCACAACAAGAGATAAGTGTTGAAGCTGAATatgatgacgatgatgatgaggataaGGATGATGAAGGGGAAAATGATGGTGTGATATTTGGGAGCTCTGCAGCTGCTAAACAATTTTTGGAAGAGTTGGAACGAGAGTCGGGTACTGGTTCTTATTCGGCTGCAGAGAGTTATGGTGAGCGATCTCTGAGTTACCGTGATGAGTCTCAGAGAGTTGATGGGCAGATTGTGACAGACTCAGACGAAGAAGTAGATACTGATGAAGAAGGGGGTGGAAAAGAGTTATTTGATTCTGCTGCATTGGCAGCTCTTCTGAAAGCAGCAACAGGTGGTGGTGCATCAGATGGTGGCAATGGCACATTTTCTTCCCCAGATGGATCCAGGCTTTTTTCTGTCGAGCGTCCTGCTGGTTTGGGATCCTCAATGCGGCCAATGAGACCTGGTGCACGATTAGACCCTTCTGCCCTATTTTCCAATGCTATGGCAGGGGGAGATACTGACGACAGCTTGACTGAAGAAGAGAGAATGAAACTGGAAAAGTTTCAGCAGATAAGGGTTAAGTTCTTAAGGCTTGTCCAGAGATTAGGTGTTTCTACAGAAGATTCAATAGTGAAGCAGGTCCTATACCGCCTAAATCTTGTTTCAGGGAGGCTAAGGAGTCGTGAGTTTAGCGAAGAAGCTGCAAAGACAACAGCCCTCGAGCTTGAAGCAGATGGGAAGGACGATTTGGACTTTTCCTTGAACATATTGGTTCTTGGGAAAACAGGCGTGGGGAAAAGTGCTACCATTAATTCTATTTTTCGTGAAGAGAAGACTCCAATTTATGCCTTCGGACCAGCAACAACCACTGTGAAAGAAATTGTTGGGGTAGTCGATGGAATCAAGATTAGGGTTTTTGATACACCTGGTCTTAAATCTGCTGCAATGGAACAGAATGTAAACCGCAAAATTTTATCTTCCGTGCAGAAGTTCACGAAGAAATGCCCCCCAGATATTGTCCTCTATGTGGACCGTTTGGACACCCAGAGTAGGGATCTCAATGATGTGCCAGTGTTAAGATCAATTACTAGTGCTTTTGGCCCTTCAATTTGGCGAAGTACTATTGTCACTCTAACCCATGCTGCTTCTGCTCCTCCTGATGGACCATCAGGTTCTCCTCTTAATTATGAGCTGTTTGTTGCTCAGAGGTCACAGATCCTCCAGCAGACCATTGGACAAGCTATGGGGGATATAAGATTTTCAAATCCAGGTATGATGAGTCCAATATCTCTTGTAGAGAATCACCCCTCTTGTCGAAAGAACAGAGAAGGTGAGAAGGTGCTCCCAAATGGTCAAAGCTGGAGACCTCAGCTGCTGCTCTTGAGCTCTTCTATGAAGGTCTTAGCTGAGGCAACTAATCTCTCAAAGCCTGCAGAATCTTTTGATCACCGAAAGCTATTTGGTTTCCGCACACGTTCAGCTCCTCTTCCATACTTGTTGTCTTGGCTGCTGCAGCCTCGTGCGCATCCAAAACTCTCTGGTGATCAAGGTGGTGAGAATGCTGACTCAGACATCGACTTGGCCGACTTGTCTGATTCTGATaatgaggaagaggaggatgaGTATGATCAGCTTCCATCATTCAAGCCTCTCAAAAAATCTCAGATTGCTAAGCTTAGCAAAGAGCAGAAGAAGGCATACCTTGAGGAGTATGATTACAGGGTTAAGCTTCTCCAGAAGAAGATGTGGAGAGAAGAGTTGAAGAGGatgaaagaaatgaagaaggGTAATAAGGCTAGTGCAGATGAGTATGGTTATCTGGGTGAAGAAGATCCCGAAAATGGAGCCCCAGCAGCTGTGCCAGTTGCATTACCTGATATGAATCTGCCTGTTTCTTTTGATAGTGACAATCCAGCTTACAGGTACCGCTTCTTGGAGCCAACTTCTCAGTTCTTGGCCAGGCCGGTATTAGATGCCCAAGGCTGGGACCATGATTGTGGGTATGATGGTGTCAATGTTGAATTCAGTGAAGCCATTGTTAATACTTTTCCTGCTACTGTTGCCGTTCAAGTTACAAAGGACAAGAAGGAGTTTAATCTCCATATGGATTCTTCAGTTGCTGCAAAGCATGGGGAGAATGGATCAAGTATGGCAGGTTTTGACATTCAAAACATAGGAAAGCAACTTGCATACATTGTCAGAGGGGAAACCAAATGGAAAAATTTGAAGAGAAACAAAACTGCCGCTGGAGTGTCTGTGACATTTTTAGGTGAAAATGTATCCACTGGAGTCAAACTTGAGGATCAGATTGCTATCGGCAAGCGCCTGGTGTTGGTGGGTACTGCTGGGACTGTCAGATCTCAGGGTGATTCAGCATATGGAGCCAATTTGGAGGTGCGGTTGAGGGAAGCAGATTTTCCAATTGGCCAGAATCAATCAACATTGGGTCTGTCTCTGGTGAAGTGGAGGGGTGACTTGGCCCTGGGGGCGAATTTGCAGTCGCAGTTATCCCTTGGACGAGACTACAAGATAGCTCTTCGTGCAGGATTGAACAACAAGCGCAGCGGACAAATCTCGATTAGAACAAGCAGCTCTGAACAACTTCAAATTGCACTTGTGGCTGTAGTTCCAATCGTAAGATCCATCTACAATCTTTTCTTCCCTGGAGCTTCACTCAGTGATAATTACTCTGTCTACTAG
- the LOC126782188 gene encoding translocase of chloroplast 159, chloroplastic isoform X12 produces MDSPKPHLPHHSSASEINVNLAKTSLNFDDDETDPRPGLGSDEEEGFASGEEDFGPVVDRAFVRGGPALAPEEEVEVVENGKGVKLVSSSEFFLRPIAKVSGDSDDGEEQVQGEEVFEEAGESSVAEKGLSFAEVVKENGGGVEKPKVAAEEGLGSVLEVVEANGAKEVVRESSENGVGFAGGGDSVVEAVQVGLTHTGAAVVGDVEKKIEESEIKGLEVPAGVSLENGFDQIGRDTNVVAVDLESEKVVVADSADDELVEEEGSEGDSVVQAVHVDLSHTGAAVVGDVEKIEESEIKGIEVPAGVSLENGFNQISHDVELPSESDKVFVADSGNVEEKTVVADEVDLEGREDKELELKSSSAPGQEEPSTKVSAAEVKVVPDETLSVNHVSEDSVLNAAESVEKIATDREIRLEEEENSLSESGIGSLEPSTIAQQEISVEAEYDDDDDEDKDDEGENDGVIFGSSAAAKQFLEELERESGTGSYSAAESYGERSLSYRDESQRVDGQIVTDSDEEVDTDEEGGGKELFDSAALAALLKAATGGGASDGGNGTFSSPDGSRLFSVERPAGLGSSMRPMRPGARLDPSALFSNAMAGGDTDDSLTEEERMKLEKFQQIRVKFLRLVQRLGVSTEDSIVKQVLYRLNLVSGRLRSREFSEEAAKTTALELEADGKDDLDFSLNILVLGKTGVGKSATINSIFREEKTPIYAFGPATTTVKEIVGVVDGIKIRVFDTPGLKSAAMEQNVNRKILSSVQKFTKKCPPDIVLYVDRLDTQSRDLNDVPVLRSITSAFGPSIWRSTIVTLTHAASAPPDGPSGSPLNYELFVAQRSQILQQTIGQAMGDIRFSNPGMMSPISLVENHPSCRKNREGEKVLPNGQSWRPQLLLLSSSMKVLAEATNLSKPAESFDHRKLFGFRTRSAPLPYLLSWLLQPRAHPKLSGDQGGENADSDIDLADLSDSDNEEEEDEYDQLPSFKPLKKSQIAKLSKEQKKAYLEEYDYRVKLLQKKMWREELKRMKEMKKGNKASADEYGYLGEEDPENGAPAAVPVALPDMNLPVSFDSDNPAYRYRFLEPTSQFLARPVLDAQGWDHDCGYDGVNVEFSEAIVNTFPATVAVQVTKDKKEFNLHMDSSVAAKHGENGSSMAGFDIQNIGKQLAYIVRGETKWKNLKRNKTAAGVSVTFLGENVSTGVKLEDQIAIGKRLVLVGTAGTVRSQGDSAYGANLEVRLREADFPIGQNQSTLGLSLVKWRGDLALGANLQSQLSLGRDYKIALRAGLNNKRSGQISIRTSSSEQLQIALVAVVPIVRSIYNLFFPGASLSDNYSVY; encoded by the exons ATGGACTCCCCCAAGCCGCACCTCCCCCACCACTCCTCCGCTTCTGAAATCAATGTCAATTTAGCTAAAACCTCTttaaattttgatgatgaCGAAACCGATCCCCGGCCAGGTCTCGGCTCCGACGAGGAGGAGGGCTTCGCCAGCGGGGAGGAGGATTTCGGTCCTGTTGTGGATAGGGCGTTTGTTAGAGGAGGACCAGCCCTAGCTCCGGAGGAGGAGGTAGAAGTAGTTGAGAATGGTAAGGGTGTTAAGCTTGTTAGCTCTTCCGAGTTTTTTCTGAGGCCGATTGCTAAGGTCTCGGGCGATAGTGATGATGGCGAAGAACAAGTACAAGGTGAGGAGGTGTTTGAGGAGGCGGGTGAGAGTTCTGTGGCGGAGAAGGGTTTGAGTTTCGCCGAGGTGGTGAAGGAGAATGGTGGTGGTGTGGAGAAGCCGAAAGTTGCGGCGGAGGAGGGTTTGGGGTCTGTTTTGGAGGTTGTAGAGGCTAATGGTGCCAAGGAAGTTGTCAGGGAGAGTAGTGAGAATGGTGTGGGGTTTGCTGGTGGAGGTGATTCGGTGGTGGAGGCTGTGCAGGTTGGTTTGACACACACCGGCGCGGCGGTGGTTGGGGATGTGGAGAAGAAGATTGAGGAGTCTGAGATTAAAGGGTTGGAG GTTCCCGCAGGGGTGAGCTTGGAGAATGGATTTGATCAGATTGGCCGTGAT acaaatgtggtggctgtgGATTTGGAGTCCGAAAAAGTGGTTGTCGCTGACTCGGCAGATGATGAATTGGTTGAAGAAGAAG GTAGCGAGGGCGATTCAGTTGTGCAAGCTGTACATGTTGATCTGTCACATACAGGAGCAGCTGTTGTTGGGGATGTGGAGAAGATTGAGGAGTCTGAAATCAAAGGCATTGAGGTTCCAGCAGGTGTGAGCTTAGAGAATGGATTTAATCAAATTAGCCATGATGTTGAATTGCCGTCCGAGTCTGACAAAGTGTTTGTTGCTGATTCCGGGAATGTGGAGGAGAAAACTGTTGTGGCTGATGAAGTTGATCTTGAGGGGAGAGAGGATAAAGAACTTGAACTGAAGTCTAGTTCTGCACCTGGACAGGAAGAGCCCTCAACGAAGGTAAGTGCTGCGGAAGTAAAAGTAGTGCCAGATGAAACTCTGTCCGTGAATCATGTTTCTGAAGATAGTGTGCTGAATGCGGCtgaaagtgttgaaaagaTTGCAACTGACCGAGAAATAAGGctagaggaggaagagaatTCTCTCAGTGAGAGTGGCATTGGATCTTTGGAACCAAGTACCATTGCACAACAAGAGATAAGTGTTGAAGCTGAATatgatgacgatgatgatgaggataaGGATGATGAAGGGGAAAATGATGGTGTGATATTTGGGAGCTCTGCAGCTGCTAAACAATTTTTGGAAGAGTTGGAACGAGAGTCGGGTACTGGTTCTTATTCGGCTGCAGAGAGTTATGGTGAGCGATCTCTGAGTTACCGTGATGAGTCTCAGAGAGTTGATGGGCAGATTGTGACAGACTCAGACGAAGAAGTAGATACTGATGAAGAAGGGGGTGGAAAAGAGTTATTTGATTCTGCTGCATTGGCAGCTCTTCTGAAAGCAGCAACAGGTGGTGGTGCATCAGATGGTGGCAATGGCACATTTTCTTCCCCAGATGGATCCAGGCTTTTTTCTGTCGAGCGTCCTGCTGGTTTGGGATCCTCAATGCGGCCAATGAGACCTGGTGCACGATTAGACCCTTCTGCCCTATTTTCCAATGCTATGGCAGGGGGAGATACTGACGACAGCTTGACTGAAGAAGAGAGAATGAAACTGGAAAAGTTTCAGCAGATAAGGGTTAAGTTCTTAAGGCTTGTCCAGAGATTAGGTGTTTCTACAGAAGATTCAATAGTGAAGCAGGTCCTATACCGCCTAAATCTTGTTTCAGGGAGGCTAAGGAGTCGTGAGTTTAGCGAAGAAGCTGCAAAGACAACAGCCCTCGAGCTTGAAGCAGATGGGAAGGACGATTTGGACTTTTCCTTGAACATATTGGTTCTTGGGAAAACAGGCGTGGGGAAAAGTGCTACCATTAATTCTATTTTTCGTGAAGAGAAGACTCCAATTTATGCCTTCGGACCAGCAACAACCACTGTGAAAGAAATTGTTGGGGTAGTCGATGGAATCAAGATTAGGGTTTTTGATACACCTGGTCTTAAATCTGCTGCAATGGAACAGAATGTAAACCGCAAAATTTTATCTTCCGTGCAGAAGTTCACGAAGAAATGCCCCCCAGATATTGTCCTCTATGTGGACCGTTTGGACACCCAGAGTAGGGATCTCAATGATGTGCCAGTGTTAAGATCAATTACTAGTGCTTTTGGCCCTTCAATTTGGCGAAGTACTATTGTCACTCTAACCCATGCTGCTTCTGCTCCTCCTGATGGACCATCAGGTTCTCCTCTTAATTATGAGCTGTTTGTTGCTCAGAGGTCACAGATCCTCCAGCAGACCATTGGACAAGCTATGGGGGATATAAGATTTTCAAATCCAGGTATGATGAGTCCAATATCTCTTGTAGAGAATCACCCCTCTTGTCGAAAGAACAGAGAAGGTGAGAAGGTGCTCCCAAATGGTCAAAGCTGGAGACCTCAGCTGCTGCTCTTGAGCTCTTCTATGAAGGTCTTAGCTGAGGCAACTAATCTCTCAAAGCCTGCAGAATCTTTTGATCACCGAAAGCTATTTGGTTTCCGCACACGTTCAGCTCCTCTTCCATACTTGTTGTCTTGGCTGCTGCAGCCTCGTGCGCATCCAAAACTCTCTGGTGATCAAGGTGGTGAGAATGCTGACTCAGACATCGACTTGGCCGACTTGTCTGATTCTGATaatgaggaagaggaggatgaGTATGATCAGCTTCCATCATTCAAGCCTCTCAAAAAATCTCAGATTGCTAAGCTTAGCAAAGAGCAGAAGAAGGCATACCTTGAGGAGTATGATTACAGGGTTAAGCTTCTCCAGAAGAAGATGTGGAGAGAAGAGTTGAAGAGGatgaaagaaatgaagaaggGTAATAAGGCTAGTGCAGATGAGTATGGTTATCTGGGTGAAGAAGATCCCGAAAATGGAGCCCCAGCAGCTGTGCCAGTTGCATTACCTGATATGAATCTGCCTGTTTCTTTTGATAGTGACAATCCAGCTTACAGGTACCGCTTCTTGGAGCCAACTTCTCAGTTCTTGGCCAGGCCGGTATTAGATGCCCAAGGCTGGGACCATGATTGTGGGTATGATGGTGTCAATGTTGAATTCAGTGAAGCCATTGTTAATACTTTTCCTGCTACTGTTGCCGTTCAAGTTACAAAGGACAAGAAGGAGTTTAATCTCCATATGGATTCTTCAGTTGCTGCAAAGCATGGGGAGAATGGATCAAGTATGGCAGGTTTTGACATTCAAAACATAGGAAAGCAACTTGCATACATTGTCAGAGGGGAAACCAAATGGAAAAATTTGAAGAGAAACAAAACTGCCGCTGGAGTGTCTGTGACATTTTTAGGTGAAAATGTATCCACTGGAGTCAAACTTGAGGATCAGATTGCTATCGGCAAGCGCCTGGTGTTGGTGGGTACTGCTGGGACTGTCAGATCTCAGGGTGATTCAGCATATGGAGCCAATTTGGAGGTGCGGTTGAGGGAAGCAGATTTTCCAATTGGCCAGAATCAATCAACATTGGGTCTGTCTCTGGTGAAGTGGAGGGGTGACTTGGCCCTGGGGGCGAATTTGCAGTCGCAGTTATCCCTTGGACGAGACTACAAGATAGCTCTTCGTGCAGGATTGAACAACAAGCGCAGCGGACAAATCTCGATTAGAACAAGCAGCTCTGAACAACTTCAAATTGCACTTGTGGCTGTAGTTCCAATCGTAAGATCCATCTACAATCTTTTCTTCCCTGGAGCTTCACTCAGTGATAATTACTCTGTCTACTAG